One segment of Macrotis lagotis isolate mMagLag1 chromosome 1, bilby.v1.9.chrom.fasta, whole genome shotgun sequence DNA contains the following:
- the FTSJ1 gene encoding tRNA (cytidine(32)/guanosine(34)-2'-O)-methyltransferase, producing MGRTSKDKRDVYYRLAKEEGWRARSAFKLLQLDEEFQLLRGVRRAVDLCAAPGSWSQVLSRKLGGPGPPARIVAVDLQAMAPLPGVVQIQGDITKASTAREIVARLEGRPADLVVCDGAPDVTGLHDIDEYIQAQLLLAALHIAVHVLKPGGDFVAKIFRGRDVTLLYSQLRLFFPDVVCAKPRSSRNSSIEAFAVCRGLRLPDGYAPSLLEPLLDHGYRGDVNQLEGPARLIVPFLACGDLSAYDADRTYPLRLEGGPEYRYRPPAQPPIRPPYQEACRLRKAGGLGRGAAPPPEPGPEEEEEEGRAEPGLSQALGALSALSLEAPRAASPSPAAPGQAQPPE from the coding sequence ATGGGGCGCACGTCCAAGGACAAGCGCGATGTGTACTACCGGCTGGCCAAGGAGGAGGGCTGGCGGGCGCGCAGCGCCTTCAAGCTGCTCCAGCTGGACGAGGAGTTCCAGCTGCTGCGCGGCGTGAGGCGCGCGGTGGACCTGTGCGCCGCGCCCGGGAGCTGGAGCCAGGTGCTGAGCCGCAAGCTGGGGGGCCCCGGGCCGCCGGCCCGCATCGTGGCCGTGGACCTGCAGGCCATGGCGCCGCTGCCCGGCGTGGTGCAGATCCAGGGCGACATCACCAAGGCCTCCACGGCGCGGGAGATCGTGGCGCGGCTGGAGGGGCGGCCGGCCGACCTGGTGGTGTGCGACGGCGCCCCCGACGTGACGGGGCTGCACGACATCGACGAGTACATCCAGGCGCAGCTGCTGCTGGCCGCCCTGCACATCGCCGTGCACGTGCTGAAGCCGGGCGGCGACTTCGTGGCCAAGATCTTCCGCGGCCGCGACGTGACCCTGCTGTACTCGCAGCTGCGCCTCTTCTTCCCCGACGTGGTGTGCGCCAAGCCGCGCAGCAGCCGCAACTCGAGCATCGAGGCCTTCGCCGTGTGCCGCGGCCTGCGGCTGCCCGACGGCTACGCGCCCAGCCTGCTGGAGCCCCTGCTGGACCACGGCTACCGCGGCGACGTCAACCAGCTGGAGGGCCCCGCGCGCCTCATCGTGCCCTTCCTGGCCTGCGGGGACCTGAGCGCCTACGACGCCGACCGCACCTACCCGCTGCGGCTGGAGGGCGGCCCCGAGTACCGCTACCGGCCGCCGGCGCAGCCGCCCATCCGCCCGCCCTACCAGGAGGCCTGCAGGCTCAGGAAGGCGGGCGGCCTGGGCCGGGGCGCTGCGCCGCCGCCGGAGCCCGGgcccgaggaggaggaggaggagggccgCGCCGAGCCGGGCCTGAGCCAGGCCCTGGGCGCCCTGTCCGCCCTGTCCCTGGAGGCCCCCAGAGCCGCGAGCCCCTCCCCGGCAGCGCCTGGCCAAGCGCAGCCGCCTGAGTAG